GTTTTATATTTGGTTTGGGAAATGTTGAGATTATACCATTATTCTATATGCatgtcatcgttcattcatttgcatttagttttataaaCCTTCAAATTCATTAATGGTAGCTTATGCACTATGTTGTATGGTATtggttttttctattttaattaatagGATCTGTTCTATGCATTGTCTGTGACAAGGTGTTTATATTCATGTAGattttgatttatgattttCTCCCTGAATTATCTTTGAAAGTAGTGTTTGAAGCCTAGTCAGCAGAAACCTAAAACTTCCCATAGAATCCCTATTTTGAAACTGCGTCCCATTAACTCTAGATTAACGTTTAGGAAACATCATTTCTCAAACTCCATATCAATGATCTAAtgtaaaaaatgttttaatgtattgatgattaaaataatatacaaaaaagtcCCCATTATGTGGACCCTCTGTTCCCGGTACTCTTAATTAGCTTTTCCGTTTATGGTTTCCGTAGTATTGTATAATCTTTCTGATAACAGTGTTTAAAGTTGGATATTTTAGCTTGTTGTTTTTGTTCTCTTTCATTGATCCTTTCGTATGACTGCCGAGTGATCAAGTACTTACCTTTGTGTAGTTACCATTGTGTTTTGGTATTTCATATACGCTCAACGGCAGTATTACCATTGTGTTATTAGTGAATCTGTTTCTTGTGCTCATCTATGATCGCTCATTTCAGATCTATGAGAAGAACCCAACCGTGATCAAGAATTATGGTATCTGGCTGCGTTACCAAAGCAGAACCGGGTACCACAACATGTACAAAGAATACAGGGACACAACCTTGAATGGTGCTGTTGAGCACATGTACAATGAGATGGCATCTCGCCACAGGGTTAGGGCTCCGTGCATTCAAATTATCAAAACAGCTACCGTCTCTGACGAGCTTTGCAAGAGGGAGAGCACCAAGCAATTCCATAGCCAAGACATCAAGTTTCCCATGGTATTCAGGAAGATCAGACCACCAACCAGGAAGCTCAAAACAACTTACAAGGCTTCAAAGCCCAACTTGTTCATGTAAGAGCACAACTATTATCCCGCATTGTAGTCGAGCTGCGAAATTTTGTTTACCGAACATATTTGAATTGTTATGGTTCGTAGTGATCTTATGATAGTATGTTGCAGACAAGATATGTGGtttttaaacttgttttgttttgttaacCTTTTTATAACATCTTTTAatggtgatttttttttcctattgcTATGTTGGTTGTGATAACTGTCAATCAGTATTGACAGTTGGGTTAATTTGAAGGAGAAATTTCTCTTTTACCATAATAGTAGTTCTGAATTCTGATGATGTTTTAAATCATActacatattttttataaagaaaaggtgtgttttatgaaaataagtcacattttatgaaaataagttATGTCCTGCTtagttaatttgatttttgccgTTTTGAACTtattattacaaattaaaattgagtttttCTGATCAATTGATTTTTAtggattgaaattaatttttacatattataatttatttatttattataaatgtgTTTTTACGGATTTAAATGGATTTTTACGGATTAAAATTAGTTGTTATTAATTGAAAtcagttttattgttttttttttaagataaattaaagttaggtagaatagttttttttataatatatcatAAATAGTAttagttttaacaaaaataaatcttACAAACTCCCCCCATTTTGTTTTTATAGTGTATTTGATGTTTTTTTCACAGTTTTTAAAACATGTATTTAATCCTCAATATCTAAAATCTTATCTCATAagagattataaaaaaatacgAAAGTGTTTGTGTATATTTGAACATTATAGGCAAAAAGAtggattatatttttttaaattgcttTTACACGTCTCTCAATTACTTTCTTGTTTAGCTTTTACAATGATTAAATATCGTATTCCAAGGATGTGTATTGAATTTAAGGATATTTGAATAAGTTGCGGTTATCACAATTTTTAGAAAAACTAACCGTATGAATTGATTATAAGCATGGGAGGAAAGATATTTGAGAGACTGTTTTTAGGgatttaaattcaagttaaatGGTTCTTATATTCTAAACTGGATTTATGTTAGAAATCTAATGTTAGATAATTTAAGTAATGTTAGGACTTATGCTATGTttggatatatttttttaaggaaatgAAGGATACGAGGGGAGGGGGATGAGGGAAGATCGGGAgtttaaaactttttaatatAAGAATGATTTGTTTTGTCTAAAATGTGAAgaaatttcatttttcaatttctttttctttatttccttcCGTCCACTATTAGcattcaaatgaaaaaaatgcaaTCTCTccaaagaaaatagaaaaattagataCTACTTTTATCGCATAAAGTttgttcaaaataatttttttgtacaaATCAAGataagagaaaataagagaGGTTAAAAGATATACTTTAAGAAAAAGtggaagaaatatatatataattagatgaaaaaataatttaaatgtataAATATACTCGTAACATAACATACTTATGATGGAGCAAAAAAGTATAAAGCATAAACTCCATGGTTTTAGTTTGTAGATATTTTGGTGGAGTCATACCCTTTATTTAGGtattcataaattttaataaaggaAATAGATACAAATAGCAGAATTTCATGAAATATTATAGGTGTGATTGGTTGTTCCTAAAAAGCTTTTAACAGATCATTCCGATCAACCAAATCGGATTTCCCAACAAAATTCACCTTATAACATTGTGGGGGATAAGGTTCCAGTACACATAAATATCCCCCATAACATAAAGAATATGAATGTCAAAGATGACAAAAATTTAATCTCGACAAATCCAACACAAACACCATCAAAGATCGCTGATAACAAAGATTATACTttttataaagttcaaaaaggAATAAATTAAAGCATAAAAGGGAACAATAATCTCTACCTATGTCTCCAAAGCAACTAGAATGCGAAGAACAAAACTACTTGACACCGCTTTATTGCAAAGTACCAAAACAATTTGTCTTAGTTCTATACACAAATCCATTTCTCACGACTAAAGGAAGTCCGGGCGCAAGCGCAATGCCATGGCGTCCATATTCAAATGTAAACATCCTTCCATGTTCAACCTTCAAAAATGCAGTGTTCTTCGCCTTTTTTCATGATTCAAGACATCTCACGAAATCTTTGAAGAGCTTTCTTTTGAATTAAAGTTTTGTAACTATCTCCTGGGTGCACTTCTAGACTTGGGTCTACCTTTTTCTGTTGACTTCCCAAACCTGCCCTTGTGTCGAAAGACTGTGCCTGAACAGGCTCCACCATCCCACTACCATCCTTCCCAAGGCCCTGCATATAGTGACAACAGacaaaaacaagaacaagacAACCAATACCCACAACAGTGTCAGTACATCAGCATTCGGAATTCATTCAACAAAAGGCTGACCACCAAAGCATCCTCGTAAAAACCAAATTATAGTTGACAATTACAAGATATTTTGCAGCTGAACATTAATTACATGTTGCAAATACAGAGTTTGATGAATACTGGATGTAAAGGAGAGTGATAAACAAAAGTTTTAGAATTAATAAAGGCAAGGAAAGAAAAAATACCAATCCCTCAGTCCAGCCCATGTTGCGTAGCATCCTATTACCAACGTTGCTCTCATCAATGGCTTTCTCTGGTGTAATTACATCATAGTTCTGAACGTTGCTGTCAATTGTCCCACGGCTACCAACGCCTGGTGGAAACGGCATAGAACCTAAATCTGATGCACCCTTTCGGAACCCCACATCTTGATCATGCCAATTCATAAGTAAACACAAATTTCCATAGATTAATGCAAAAGAAGTACATAAGCTAAATTCACGAATGAAACGGTTTTTCAACGCAGGATGATTTTATGTGTGACCTCAACCACTCTTACATATAACAAATTAGAAAGCTGACAGCAGCACTTAGGCAATTGCTTCCCAATCCTCACTAGTTAGCACAAATGTTACGTAGAccattttgttaaattttcaaAGACGTCAACTATAAGCAGGTTCTGTTTCACTATGTCTATCGCTATCCTAATCCTCCTCCTGAAGCATATACTGCAATAGAACTAATTTTAACAATGGTACCTTTCTAGAAGCCGTAATTTTCTCTAGTCTTCTgaataaaattctaaatcatTGATGCAACAGAAATATCAATCAACATTAAAAGAACTCCTTACTTGGATCTCCGGAATCCTGGTCATCATCATTGTAAGATACTGATGACCCATACATCCTACGCCTCTCAGCAGCACGATCCCGATATGATGTCTGATTTTGCTCTCTTTGAGCATAAGTGGACTGCAAAGGTGTCTCAGAAAACCTTCTCCTTCCACTTGCAGAAGCTGCAGGTGCTGTATGATTGCCAAGAGCAGAAACATCAGTTTTGAATGAAGTTGCTGCTCCCAGTGTATCTGAAGGTGTCACAGCCACAGCAGTTGACCCAGAAGATGATGACGGAGTAGATACGCACATTGCTGTTCCAGGATACACAGTATCAGATTTTACAACTCCTCTTCCAGATCCTCTAATTACTCCCATTAAAGTTCCTCCAGAACTATTGCTCACAGGGCGAGGCTTGACATCAGATTCCAAGACTGTGGTCTGAGTAACTGATGTCGTAGTTGAAAGGAGCCCCGTATTACCATTAGTGTTCTCCTTCAAACCCACTGCTTTCAATTTCAAGGATGTAGGGATGGAGTTCTGACGATCATCAGTAACATTCAATTGACCATCATCCAGCGCCACACGGGGTGTTTGCCCTTCATGACTCCTCTGCTTCCACATAGACAAAAcattattcattttctttttgttgGCTAAAATGCTGCTCTTGGAAGCGAGTTTTATTTCTTTggatttttctttctctttcttttcagCAGCTAACGCAGCTGTGGCAGCTGCCTGGACAGCATCAGGTAGAGAGGCAGGTTTCTCACTCGATGTTATTGTAGCTGCAGGAGCAGAGATCACTACTTTCCTAGTAGTTGTAGTATCTGTCTTGGGAGCTTCAGATTCTTTTTCTAATGTCTTGTCAGCATTTTGAACACAAGGGACATACTGCTGAGTCTGGTTGTCAAATGAGTACCATATCCCATTGTTGCCATCATAATAGAGACCTGGATTCCATGTCCATCAGTATACATCACACATATATGAAAGTACTAAGCAATAAGTGCTAACTATGACAATTGACACCAATCAAGAACACCACCATGAAGCTACCCAAAAACTAAGTCTATCCATGGCACATATAAGAATTTAG
This genomic stretch from Amaranthus tricolor cultivar Red isolate AtriRed21 chromosome 9, ASM2621246v1, whole genome shotgun sequence harbors:
- the LOC130824228 gene encoding 60S ribosomal protein L18a; amino-acid sequence: MVQYRFHQYQVVGRALPTETDEHPKIYRMKLWATNEVRAKSKFWYFLRKLKKVKKSNGQVLAINEIYEKNPTVIKNYGIWLRYQSRTGYHNMYKEYRDTTLNGAVEHMYNEMASRHRVRAPCIQIIKTATVSDELCKRESTKQFHSQDIKFPMVFRKIRPPTRKLKTTYKASKPNLFM